From a single Silene latifolia isolate original U9 population chromosome 6, ASM4854445v1, whole genome shotgun sequence genomic region:
- the LOC141586301 gene encoding AP-4 complex subunit mu-like, whose amino-acid sequence MISQFFVLSQRGDNIVFRDYRGDVPKGTTEVFFRKVKFWKQDGEEEAPPVFNVDGVNYFHLKIVGLFFVATTRANVSPSLILELLQRISRVIKDYLGILSEESLRRNFVLVYELLDEMIDFGYTQATSTEVLKSYVYNEPIVVDAARMPTLGTAAMFMQGNKRMPGTAVTKSVVVNEPGGRKREEIFVDIIEKISVTFSSSGYILTSEIDGTIQMKSYLTGNPEIKLALNEDVTIGRDRSSGFGYSSSGSGVVILDDCNFHESVNLDNFDIDRTLSLVPPDGEFPVMNYRMTQEFKSPFRITALIEEAGALKAEVILKIRAEFAASVTANTIVVQMPLPTYTSRVSFELEPGAVGQTTDFKEANKRLEWSLKKIVGGAEHTLRAKLTFSQESHGNLTKEAGPVTMNFTIPMFNASRLQVKYLQIANKSKTYNPYRWVRYVTQANSYVARL is encoded by the exons ATGATATCTCAATTCTTCGTTCTTTCTCAAAGAGGCGATAATATCGTCTTTCGCGACT ATCGAGGAGATGTCCCAAAGGGGACTACGGAGGTATTTTTCCGTAAGGTGAAGTTCTGGAAGCAGGACGGAGAAGAGGAGGCACCTCCTGTCTTT AATGTAGATGGAGTGAACTACTTTCATTTGAAGATTGTTGGGCTATTTTTTGTTGCAACCACAAGAGCAAATGTATCACCGTCACTGATACTGGAGCTCCTCCAGCGGATATCTCGTGTAATAAAGGATTATCTTGGAATTCTGAGTGAAGAGTCTCTAAGACGGAACTTTGTGCTTGTTTATGAGTTACTTGATGAAATGATA GATTTTGGTTATACGCAAGCAACTTCTACAGAGGTGTTGAAGTCATATGTATATAATGAGCCAATTGTGGTTGATGCTGCACGTATGCCTACCCTGGGCACTGCTGCTATGTTCATG CAAGGAAACAAAAGAATGCCAGGAACTGCGGTAACGAAGTCTGTAGTGGTTAATGAGCCTGGAGGTAGAAAAAGAGAGGAGATCTTTGTTGATATTATTGAGAAGATAAGTGTCACCTTCAGTTCCAGT GGATATATTTTAACATCAGAAATTGATGGAACAATTCAGATGAAGAGTTACCTTACTGGTAATCCAGAAATAAAATTAGCTCTGAATGAGGATGTGACCATTGGAAGAGACAGAAGTTCCGGATTTG GCTATAGTAGCTCTGGATCTGGTGTGGTGATACTTGATGATTGTAATTTTCATGAATCTGTGAACCTTGATAACTTTGATATAGACCGAACTTTAAGCTTG GTACCTCCAGATGGGGAGTTCCCAGTCATGAACTATCGCATGACACAGGAGTTCAAATCTCCTTTTCGCATTACTGCTCTAATTGAAGAAGCTGGAGCACTTAAG GCTGAAGTGATCCTCAAAATACGTGCTGAATTTGCAGCAAGTGTTACTGCCAACACTATTGTTGTTCAAATGCCATTGCCAACTTACACTTCAAG AGTTAGCTTCGAGTTGGAACCGGGTGCTGTTGGACAGACAACTGATTTCAAGGAAGCTaacaagagacttgaatggagttTAAAGAAG ATAGTAGGTGGAGCTGAACATACTTTAAGAGCAAAACTCACATTTTCACAAGAATCACACG GGAATCTCACTAAGGAAGCTGGACCCGTTACAATGAACTTTACAATACCTATGTTCAATGCCTCCAGGCTTCAG GTTAAGTATCTGCAGATTGCAAATAAATCAAAGACCTATAATCCATATCGTTGGGTAAGGTACGTTACCCAAGCGAATTCTTATGTTGCTCGTTTATGA